The Buchnera aphidicola (Chaitophorus sp. 3695) genomic sequence TAATTTAGAAAAACGTTTATCTTTAATTTTTATTTTATCATTAAATTTATTCTGATTAATAAAAAAACGTAAAATATTTATTTTTTTTTGATCGGAATAACTAAAAAATTTTTCATACAATCTTAAATCTACATGTTTATAATTTATTTTCTTAAAAGAAATCTTGGAAATCTTTGAAATTTTTTTAAAACTCATAAATTTTTTTAAAAAAATTATATTTTTTTTATGTTGATTTGTATTTATTTTTAATCTAATAATATCTGAATCACGTAACGCAGTCATAGGAATTAATATTGGACATTTATTTAAATAAATTAATTTCATACCTAAACAGAATAAATAATTTAAATCATAATTAAAATTTTTAAAACTTTTTATACTTTTTTTAGATGAATAATCTATATCCAAATCAAATACAATTAAAATATTTTTAATTTCAGAATGTAAAGTTAAAGGAAAAACAAAACCTAAGTTTTTTTTTTTTGATCCATAAAAATTAGAAATATAAATTAAAGATTTCAGATAATAATTATTTACTAATTTTAGTATATTTTTTTTTTTTCTAATTAAAAATAAAAAATTAAAAAACTTTTCATTAGTTTTTTTAAATAATTTTAATAAATTAATTGTAGCATATACATCAGATAAAGCATCATGAGATTTTGTATGATTAATTAAATTTTCTTGAGTTAATTTTGATAATTTAAATGAAACTATATTATCTTTATTTTTAGGCCATTTAATGCCTTTAGGACGTAATGCATAAAAAGCGCGAGCAACATTAATTACATCCCATCTAGTATTATTGTTTTTCCAACTCCATGAATAAATATCAAAAAAATTTCTATAAAAAATATTTCGAGTAATTTCATCATCAAAAGAAATATTATTATATCCTATTATACAAGAATTAGGTTTATTTAAATAAAAATAAATTTTTTTTGAAAAATTTGATTCATTTAATCCTAAACGTAAAGTAAGTTGTGGAGTAATTGAAGTGATTAATACAGATTTAGGATTAGGTAAATAATCTATAGGAGGATAACAATATAATATCACAGGTTGAGAAATAACTTTTAAATTAAAATCTGTTCTCACACATGCAAATTGTGCAGGTTTATCTAAAACAGGATTAATTCCAAAAGTTTCATAATCATAAAATAAAAAATTCTGTTTAAAGATATTGTTCATAATAAAATCTTTTTTTCTTATAAAATAATGTATGATATATATAATAAACTTTCAATTAAAAATGAAAAAAAATGAAAAAAAATAATAAAATTATAAATGATAGTAATAATTCTAAAGAGTCTTTTAAAAACGTTTTAAACGTTGTGCATTTATTTCGAAGAAAAAATAAATTGCAAAGAGAAATAAATGATCTTGGAAAAAAAATACGTGATAATCAAAAAAGAATTTTATTAATTAAAAATTTAAATGATTATATTAAACCAGAGATGAAATATAAAGATATTAAAAAAATAATTTTAAGTATGAAAAACGATTATGAAGACCGTATTGATGATTATGTTGTACAATGTGCTGATATATCTAAAGAAAAAAGAAAAATTACTTATGAATTAAAATCTATT encodes the following:
- the sbcB gene encoding exodeoxyribonuclease I produces the protein MNNIFKQNFLFYDYETFGINPVLDKPAQFACVRTDFNLKVISQPVILYCYPPIDYLPNPKSVLITSITPQLTLRLGLNESNFSKKIYFYLNKPNSCIIGYNNISFDDEITRNIFYRNFFDIYSWSWKNNNTRWDVINVARAFYALRPKGIKWPKNKDNIVSFKLSKLTQENLINHTKSHDALSDVYATINLLKLFKKTNEKFFNFLFLIRKKKNILKLVNNYYLKSLIYISNFYGSKKKNLGFVFPLTLHSEIKNILIVFDLDIDYSSKKSIKSFKNFNYDLNYLFCLGMKLIYLNKCPILIPMTALRDSDIIRLKINTNQHKKNIIFLKKFMSFKKISKISKISFKKINYKHVDLRLYEKFFSYSDQKKINILRFFINQNKFNDKIKIKDKRFSKLIFFFKARNFPRYLNIKEKILWIKYLKKIFHKKKILKYKKKIYILKKKYLSQQKKINLLNSLLNYLKYLKKSIQIFQKSIFFK
- a CDS encoding DUF496 family protein; this translates as MKKNNKIINDSNNSKESFKNVLNVVHLFRRKNKLQREINDLGKKIRDNQKRILLIKNLNDYIKPEMKYKDIKKIILSMKNDYEDRIDDYVVQCADISKEKRKITYELKSIGIIKKNI